GGAGGCAGCAGTATAAGGAGCCATTGCCTCGGGATGGATCGTCGTAATGGCCAGGAGCTGGTTCTCTGATGGTCGTGAAGCGCTCGAAGTAATAAAGAGACTGGGAGTGCGGAATCCCAAAGGAGCATTGGCAAAGTCGGCCGTAGCGACACCGTGAGAAGAGACGACGGGGGTGTCGGGCTGCTCTGCCACGTGATCCAGTGGCTCGCGACGACCGTTCAAAAATGCGTCAACTGGAGGCTCTCCAACGTATTCCACCGTCAGGCGTAGACGCATCGAAGAACGGGCCTGCTGGAGACGGGAAAGACCAATCGCCTGAAAGAGCTTTGCCCCATCCCCGAGGAAGAGTGGCGGCGAAGAAACGGGGTACCAGAGCACATTTCCGAATCCACGGAGAGCTGTTTCCTCAGGAGAGATCTGGTCCCAATCGGCATAAACCGCCTGGTCTGGAGGGGCGCCGATGCGGGTGAGTCGCGCAGACGAGGCCGCCAGGGTTCCGGAGTAGAAGGTCGTCAGTGTGAGGGACGAGCCAGGCGAGATTGGCCGAGAGAGGGTCACGAGCGCCTCGGTCATCTGCCCCGTATGGTCGGCATCGGTGGCGACCGTGTGCTCGGTAAACGTAAGCGGAAGGGGGGCATTGATGCTCTCCCAATGCAACGTAGAGGAGAGTTGCAAGGTCAACCGGGTCAGCGGAGCCGATGAGATATTCCGGATGGTCACCCGGGCCTTTGCAGCCATACCGGAGTTTGCCGGCGTCAGGTGAAGATCAAGGTCCCATTGGATGATGGCAACGGAGGAACGCTCGGCATCCGTAATCGAGGCGACAACCTTTTCCGGAGTCCGCGCGGCACGATGAGAAGACGGGCTTTGATTCGGCTGCTCATCATTGCGGTGAAACAGGACCTGTCCCTGAGATTGAGATTCAGAATGTCCCGGTTGCTGCGCTGCGACAACCGCTGGAGCAGTAAGGAGAATGGCCCCAGTGGCCAGATTTAAAAACTGTGTCACGACACAAGACGAAGCTGAAAAGCGAGAAGAACGATTCATTCAGAGGCTGCCGAGACCTTTACGCGGTTTAACCGGCCTGGAAGGGGCTGCGGTCTTTGGTTGGACGGACGCAGCGCGCCGTTGGCGCATCGCCTCATACATAACGACAGCTCCGGCCACGGAAACATTCAGCGACGAGACCTGGCCACCCATAGGGATACGAAGGAGATAGTCGCAGGTTTTTTTGACCAGATCATGTAAACCAGCCCCCTCGCGGCCTAGAACGAGGACGCAATCGGTGGCAAAGTCGAAATCCGTATAGTCGGGGGTTCCGCGCTCGTCGAGGCCAATGACCCAGATATTTGACTTCTTCATCTGCTCCAGTGAGCGAACTAGATTGGTGACCCGGGCAATGCGAACATGCTCCGAGGCCCCGGCAGAGGTTTTAGCGACCGTCGCGGAGATGGGAGCGCTACGGCGTTCGGGCAGGATCACGCCGTCAACCCCAGCTCCATCTGCAGTACGGAGAAGCGCTCCGAGGTTATGGGGGTCCTCAACCCCATCCAGGGCCAGAAAGAAACGATGACGGCCAATTTCCGCGGAAAGGAGGTCTTCAATGGAGAGGAACTCGCGATCGCGAAGAAAGGCCAGAACTCCTTGATGGGTATCGGTCTTCGCGATTCGGGTCAGCTGTTCGCGGGGTTCGAGCGAGACACGGACCTTGCAGTTCCGGGCCAGCGAGAGGATCCGCTCCAGTTTTTCATCACGGCGCTCACGGGCAACAACCAGCCGGTCGAGACGTTCGGAGCCAGAGCGGAGGGCCTCTTCAACCGGGTGGAGGCCATACAGAACTTCCATAGACCGAGTTTACCCTCTGAAAAGCCGAGACGCAGACTGGCGAACGCCATAGAATGGTTGCATTGGTTTTTCCGGTTCCCCGGGATCCCAAATGACCCCTTTTACAACAAAACGGGTTTTTTCAAAGAAGTCGTTCCGGAATCGAGACTTTTTGGAAGGAAGTCGCGTCACTACCTCTGTGAGCAGCCGAGCCCTATCCATAACGACAGCGCAGGTCGCGCTGACCCAGGAAGAGAATGCGGCGATCGCCCGTGGCCTGAAACGTCAGGATCCGGAGCTGCTCGACCATCTGATCGAGCAGTACCAACATCGCCTGCTACGTTATCTTCTCTTCTTGACGGGCCGTCGCGAAGTTGCCGAGGATCTCTTTCAAGAAACCTGGATGCGCGTGTTGGTTCGGGGTACCCAGTACAACGGGCGAGCAAGATTCGATACATGGCTGTTTACGATTGCTCGCAATCTGGTCATCGACCTTTCGCGCAAGCGAACGATGTCGAGCCTGGATGAGATGAGCGAGTCGGATGAAGATGATCGTCCATTTGAAGTAGCCACCACAGGCCCTTCTCCTTTGGAGCAGTTCACGTCACGGGAAGATTCGGCTGAGGTGGGTGAAGTTTTATTGACGCTCGATGCGTCTTATCGTGAAGTCCTTGTACTGCGGTTCTACGAAGAGATGTCTCTGGAAGAGATCGCCAGCATGACCCACGCGCCGCTTTCAACCGTGAAATCGCGTCTGTACCGTGGCCTGGCATCCTTGAAACCAGAGTTGGAGAGACTGCGAAATTATCGTCCTGGGGTGGCGGAGGCGAGAGGATGAACGAATTTATTCATGGAGGATCTGAGCGAGAGGTAGCTCTCGCCCGGCAAGCGATGACATCGCTCCAGGTAGGAGCACAAACATCTCTTGTGAACCGAACTCATCGTGTCGTGCGTGAACGCGCCCGGCAGATGTCGGCCCGAAGAAAAAAGATGCGTAGCCTTTGGGCACCTCTGGCTGTATGCGCCTCGATGGTGGTCATTCTGGTGACAGCAGTATGGACGATGCTGGACCAATATGAGTTGAACCCTACCGGGATGCCGGATGCGAGCGACCAGTACATGGTACTTCTGCTGTGGTTTCTTCCGGCCTCTGCAGCTCTGTTGGCCATGGTATGGTTCCACCGCAATCACGGCAGACGCTCTAAGGGAGAGATTGTGCGATGACCATGTCGTCGACATCGAACGAGAATCGCGTTACCCAGGTACAGGGAGGCCAGGAAGATGAACTGAGCCTGATTCCGGCCTGGTCCATCGTTCTCGCGATCCTTGTCTTTGCTGCCGTCCAGTATCTCTTTCATGTTGTAATGCCCCACCACAAGCACGAGATGCTGCCGATGCGGCTGCTGATGAGCTACTCGTGGGGAACGGCCTTTGCCAGTTATGTTCTGCTGGTGGGCTACGTCAGCCGCGACGTCAAACGCCGCAGGATGCCGGCTGGACTCTGGATGCTGATTGTCCTGCTGATGCCAGGCGGAATCGGTGCCGTAGTCTACTTCTTGTTGCGGCAGCCCTTGCTGCGTCCCTGCCCGCATTGTCGAACCGAGATTCCTTCAAGCTGCCACTTCTGCCCGCAGTGTCAGTTTCAGATGGCCCCCGTATGCGGCCGCTGCTTTCGCGGAGTCCAAATTACAGACGTGTACTGCTCACAGTGCGGCCATGATCTGGCCGAGGACCACGCTCCTGCGAGACTTCGAGCGTATAGTGACTAAAGGCAGTTCTTGGTAGCCGGTTGTCAGTTCACTGTTGTCTGGCAACTGACGATTGAGAACTGAGAGCTCCTTTATGGCCCTTACAGCATTGATCATTGATGATGAGCCACTTGCGCGGCAGGAGTTGCAATACCTGCTGGAACACGCGGGAGGCGTCGAGATTCTTGCTCAAGGCACCAATGGAATCGAAGCCGTAGATCTGATCCGGACGCATCGGCCAGATGTTGTCTTTCTGGATGTCCAGATGCCCGGACTGGATGGATTCGGAGTCCTCAAAAAGCTGCTGGACCGGAAGGTCCCTTTGCCTCAAGTCGTCTTCGCAACGGCCTATAACCAATATGCGGTCCGGGCGTTCGAAGTGAACGCGGTTGACTACCTGCTGAAACCATTCGATCGAAAACGTGTGATGCAGACGCTCGAAAAAGCCCAGGAGCGCTTGGCTAGTCATGCGGAACGAAGCAATGGAAATCAGGTGTCCGCAGCTCCCGACACCGAATCTAAGCTCGATGCCCTTTTGCGGCTGGTCGAAGAGCAGGCTCAGACACCGACAGCAAGACAGCATACCGGCAAAGTGATTGTTAGAGCACAGAACCGCCTGCTGTTGGTGGACCAAAAAGAGATCTGCTTCGCGGCGATCGATGAGGGCACCATCACAGTGGTAACCCCTACGGTCGAAGGACACTCGAATTGCCGGACGCTGGAGGAGCTACAGGACCAGCTCGATCCCGAAGCATTCTGGAGAGCCCACCGCTCTTTCTTGGTAAACATCCAACACATCCGCGAGGTCGTGCCCTGGTTCAAATCGAGCTATCAGCTTCGCATGGATGATCCGAAAAAGACAGAAATCCCTGTCAGCCGGGCACAGACCAAACGTCTGAAAGAACTTTTCAACCTTTAATTTTCTACCGAACCGGAGACAGATTCTCTGCGTACCTATACCTTGACTATCTACATAAATGATATGTAGATAAACATAGTATGGGAAAACCAAACGATCTTGTCCAGGGAACACTCGGTTTGCTGATACTCAAAACCCTTTCGCTTGAGTCAAAACACGGCTGGGCGATTGCGAAGAGGATTCAGCAGATCTCGAACGATGTGTTGCAGGTGCAGCAAGGCTCGCTATATCCAGCGTTACAACGGCTGGAACAGCAGGGATGGATTCGCTCCAAGTGGGGCGAAACAGAGACAGGTCGACAGGCACGGTTCTATTCGCTAACGGCAGCTGGACGCGCACAGCTCGAGAAGGAACGAGAGATGTGGTCGAGGCTATCGGCGGCGATTGATCTTGTCGTCGAGAGCTGAAGACGAGGAGAGCGATATGCGCTGGGTGGATCAGATACGGAAGACGATAGCGACTCTCTTCCGGCGACAGCAGGAGACTGCACGGCTGGATGAAGAAATGCGGTTCCACCTGGAGCAGGAGATCGCAGAGCGGATTCAGCTTGGCGCTTCTCCTGAAGACGCTCGTAAAGCTGCAATGCGCGACTTCGGCAATCCTACGCTGCTGCGCGATGAAGCAAGACGCGGCTGGAACTGGGGATGGCTGGAGACGCTGGGCCGCGATCTTCGCTTCGGTGCACGTGCGCTGATGCGTTCGCCGGGATTTACCGTAACCACAATTGCGGTAATGACGCTCTGCATTGGAGCAACGATCTGCCTGTTTACTGTAGTGCGGGCGGTCCTGTTAGAGCCACTTCCCTTTCAGGACCCAGACAACCTAGTGATGGTGTACGAGCACTTCCGCAGCAATACATTGGGAAATCCATACAACGAAGTTGCTCCGGGCGACTTCTACGAGTGGCGAGCGCAAACGCATGGGTTCGCGGATATGGCCTCATATCACTACTCCAGCCTGACGGTTACTGGCGACCACGGAGAGATGCCGGAGATGGTGGCAGCGCAGAAGGGAACGTGGAATCTCTTTCCGTTGCTGGGAGTGAGACCCGTGCTTGGCCGGACGTTTCGTGAAGACGAGGATCAGGTGGGAGATCACCATGTCGCCATACTGACCTGGAGCTTCTTTCAGAGGCGCTTTGGCGGCGATCCCTCGATTGTAGGAAAGACGTTCCGTATGGCAGCGAGGCCGTACATGGTCGTTGGCGTACTGCCGGAGTGGTTCGCGTATCCCGATGCGCGGACGCAGGTGTGGGTCCCGTACTCAGACGGAGAGACCTACGAGAATCTGCATGCGCACGACAATCACAATCCGTTCGTGGTCGCGCGGATGAAGCCGGGCGTAAGCCTGAAGACGGCTACGGATGAGGTGAGCGCGCTACAGTATCGGATGCACATGCAGTATGCAGGCAAACCGGTAGCTGAAGATGTCTTGTCACGCCCGATGATCGACGACGTCGTGCAGGATGTGAAGACGCCGCTTTTGATGATGATGGCGGCGGTGGCGTGCATGTTGCTGATCGGATGCCTGAATGTCTCGAACCTCCTTGTCGCTCGTGGCGCGGCGAGGCAGAAGGAGATGTCGATTCGCGGCGCTCTTGGGGCAGGTCGTTTTGCTTTGCTGCGTGAGCAGATGACGGAGACGGTGATTCTATGCGGATGCGGCGGATTGCTTGGACTGCTGCTGGCGATGGCAGGAACGGCATGGCTGAAGCTGCATTGGAAGGGTCTGCCTCGAGCCGCTGCGATTCATGTTGATGTGATCATCGTGTTGTTCACGTTTGGAGTGGTGGGCTTGACTGCGGTTCTCGCAGGCTTGCTGCCTGCGTTGTCTTCGACACAACGAGGAGTTCTGGAGGGGCTTAAGGATTCTTCTCGTGGATCAGGAGTTGGTGTGTCTAGGGCGAAGCTGCGGAAGACGCTGCTGAGCATCGAGATTGCGCTGACGGTTGTGCTGCTGCTTTCGTCAGGATTGCTGCTGAAGAGCTTTGTCCAGTTACGGACGACGGACCTTGGCATCTCCGGCGATCATCTGCTGACACTACGATACAACCTGCCGATGGAGGTATATACCAAACCAGAGCAGAGCCTTGCGTTTTCGCAATCGCTGCTGGAGCGCGTGAGGCGCATTCCAGGGATAGAGTCGGCAGGGCTGGGTTCAACGGTGCCAGGGGCAGGATGGGATGGAGACCAGGTCTTCATCATTCCAGAGCGCCCGAACTATGAATCAAATAAGCAACCCGATGCGATCGTCCGGTATGCGGACCCATCGTACTTTGCAACGCTCGGCATTCCACTGATTGCAGGAAGAGTGTTCAACGAACACGATCGGCTCGACCAAGCCAATAAGGTCATCGTCTCGGAGGAGCTGGTGAAGCGATATTATCCAGGCGAAAATGTGATTGGGCGCACGATCGTGATTGGTACAGATATCACGAACAAGAAGAGAACCTACGAGATCGTGGGCGTTGTGGGCAACACGCTGTGGCGTGTGGGTAAGCCGACGAAAGCGACAACATATTTTCCGGTCTTCTCCGGTAATACAGGCTACAGGTCCACATTGGTTGTACGCACGTCCGGCGATCCGTTGAGCTATGCGGTTGCGATCCAGAAGGAAATAGCTGCGCTCGACCCCCAGCTGCCTGTCGTCGATGTGCTGACGATCCCGCAAATCGTCGGAGAATCAACAGTGAACCAGAGCTTTTCTGCATCGCTAGTGTTGGTCTTTGCCGTACTTTCGTTGCTGCTGGCCGGCGTGGGACTTTATGGCGTTCTGTCGTATGTGGTGACGCAACGGGTTCCTGAGATTGGTATACGCATTGCGCTAGGCGCACAGCGGGGACAGGTGCTGGGACTAGTACTGCGCGATGGACTACGACCAGTGGTATTCGGCCTGGTTATAGGAGTCGGCGGCGGTATTTCAGTCGGGTACGTAATCCGTTCGCTGCTGTACGAGACAAAGCCTCTGGACCCAATCGTCTTTGCTGTGATGGCGACTCTGCTGTTGGTCGTAGCTGCACTCGCAAGTGCAGCGCCTGCATGGCGGGCCTCAAGTATAGACCCGATGCAGGCGCTGCGCACCGAATAGGAACTTGTACTTCCCTGCTACTTTGGCTCCTGACCGGGTTTCGCTCCCTGGATCACAAGTTCGTTATCCACGGCGAATGCTCCGGGCGCAGAGTTTGCCTGCATAAACGCGATCGCTGCATCGCTCTGGTTGAGGACGGCTCCGTATAAAGTGACGTGGCCATTGTTCACAATGATGTGAATCGCGTGATAACCGATGGGAGGATTATTGGTGATGCCACCGGCCATCAATGCCACGCCTGCTCCAGGCCCAATCGCGCGACCAAGCGATCCTTGGTTGGCGTTGTACTTTCGTAGCGCAGGCTGCGTGTAGATGCGGTTATAGACAGCGGCACGGATGCGATCATCGTTCGGCGAAAGCGGAAGGACCTTGATCTCGTTGTCGACTCCGGCAATTCCCTGGATGTCTTTCACCGCACGCCCCGCATCATCCTTAAGGACCGGCCTTGAGGCATAGCCGTTCAAAACCAGCGTTCGCCCTTTGAACCCAAAGGTGATCCAGTCGAAGACCGCATAGTTGTTCAGGCCGAGAAGTTTCTTGCGGACTTCTGTCACGATGCGGATGCCATCTTCTTGTGACATCGGCGCAGCCTGTTGCACATTCTGCGCCAGGACTGGTGTTGGAGATGAGAAAGGAAACGCGAAAAATGCCGCTGCAAGACAGATTATGCTACGTCGTACCATAAAATCTCCCTTTCGATACAGAGGTCGTCGTTGCCAACTTGAAGATAATCCAAAGGATGAGCTTGGTCTAGGGCAATTACAGTCGCCCTTCTTTCTTTTGTGCCATAACCAGACCGCGAGGTGTGGGAAGCAGGATGCACGACAACAGGCCTTCGGATTCCATCTTGAGCGCGGCATCGCGAACGACTTTGAGATGCGAGCTTGCATCATGCATCAGCACCACTCCTGTTGGACGAATCTGGGGGAGGAATCGCTTCACTTCGGCTTCACGAATAGGCATATCAGAGTCCGAGAAGAAGAGATCGATGGTGCCTTCAATGTGCATCTCAAGTGAGGATTCGTTACGAAGTTCGATCCATTCCGATAGCTCTGAAGCAGCAATCTTCTCTTTCGCCTTAGCAAAGACGAGTGGGTCGAATTCACAAGAGATAATTTTGCCGAACCCGTTCGCCTTAAGCGCCTTCGCGATCCAGAGCGTTGAGACACCAAGAAACGAACCGGTCTCAACGACCAGGGTTGGCTTAATCGTCGTAACGAGCGTGTAAAGAAACTCCAGAACCTCCGCCTCGGCCGTCATGGAGTCGTACATATGCCAACGTTCCGGATGCGGGCACTCTGGCGTTGGACGATGATATTCCGGCAGGAGAGTTCCGCCTGCGCGTTCTGCTTGGAGCATCACCTTGTGCTCCTGCTTGATCTTCTTTTTGAACAGACCCATTCAGCTACCTTTCGGTTTCATTATAGGTAGCCAACGGGAAGATGCAGGCGCCATTCCTCATTTTGGAGATTGGCTCCGAAGGCTATGGATCCCTTGCAGCCAAACTTTAGCACCGGTTTTACGTCGTACTTTGAAGAATCCACGTCGGGTTGCTGATTTCGCCGGATATACAACAAATCGCAAATCGTGAGGAACGATCAACATTGAAGATCGAAGACTATGCACTGATCGGAGATTGCGAGACGGCCGCGCTGGTTGGAGATCATGGTTCCATTGATTGGCTGTGCTGGCCGAATTTTGGTTCAGCCGCCTGTTTCGCCAGCCTGTTAGGGACAGAAGAAAACGGCTTCTGGCGCCTGGCACCTTCAGAGCCGCATCGCAGTTCTCGCCGCTATCTGCCGAATACGCTGATTCTCGAGACCACGTATGAGAATACGCAAGGCGTCGTCAGGATTCTGGACTTCATGCCGCCCCACAATTCGCACTCGCATCTGGTACGGATTGTGCAAGGGCTACGTGGAAAAGTCCCCATGCGGGGTGAGCTTGTGCTCCGTTTCAGCTACGGATCCGCCGTCCCTTGGGTGACACGAACCGATACCGGCATCCGCGCAGTCGCAGGGCCGGATGCGGTCGATCTCCACACCACTGCTCCCTTGAAGGGAGAGCGGCTACGGACAATGAGCGATTTTGAGATCAGCGCAGGAGAAGAGGTCTCCTTCGTTCTTACGTATGGGACCTATGGCGATTATCGAGAGAATTCCACAGGAAACCCGATCGATGGAGCGAAGGCGCTGCAACAGACAAAGGATTTCTGGACCGACTGGGCCAATCGCTGCAAGTATCAGGGCCCCTATCGCGAAGAAGTTCTACGGTCGCTCCTGACGTTGAAGGCATTAACCTTTGAACCCACGGGGGGCATGATCGCCGCCGTGACCACCTCTCTGCCCGAAGATATTGGCGGCGTCAGGAACTGGGACTATCGTTACTGCTGGCTGCGCGACACGACGTTTACCCTTCTGGCCCTGATGAACGAAGGTTATTTCGACGAAGCTACGCACTGGATGCAATGGCTTCGCCGCACCATCGCAGGAAAGCCGGACCAGTTGCAGATCATGTATGGAGTTTTAGGCGAACGCATCCTTACGGAGTGGGAGGTGAAATGGCTTCCGGGATATGAAAACTCTGCCCCAGTGCGCGTTGGGAATGCGGCTTCCGAACAGTTGCAGCTCGATACCTATGGCGAGGTACTGGACGCATTTTTCTCGATGAACACAGCGCTCGATCAAGAGACACGCTCCTCTGACTTCGCACTGCTTCGAAACCTTGTTCAACATCTCGAATCGATATGGCATAAACCTGATGAAGGAATCTGGGAGGTTCGTGGCGGTCCAAAACACTTCATCTATTCCAAGGTTATGGCATGGGTTGCTTTTGATCGGGCCATCAGAATTGCTGAACAAAGTGGATATGATGCTCCGCTGGACCGATGGAAGAAGACACGCGATGTCATTCATCAGGAAGTCTGCACCCGTGGCTTTGATCAAGAACAAAACAGCTTCGTGCAGCACTATGGAACTACCCAGTTGGATGCTTCGACGCTGTTATTAGCTCTCGTCGGCTTCTTACCTCCAGAAGATCCGCGGATCCAGGGAACGATTCATGCAGTAGAACGGCACCTGATGCAGGACGGTCTGGTTATGCGCTACGACACATCGAAGACCGAGGATGGTTTCCCCGGCGATGAGGGCAA
This portion of the Edaphobacter sp. 4G125 genome encodes:
- a CDS encoding M1 family aminopeptidase, translating into MNRSSRFSASSCVVTQFLNLATGAILLTAPAVVAAQQPGHSESQSQGQVLFHRNDEQPNQSPSSHRAARTPEKVVASITDAERSSVAIIQWDLDLHLTPANSGMAAKARVTIRNISSAPLTRLTLQLSSTLHWESINAPLPLTFTEHTVATDADHTGQMTEALVTLSRPISPGSSLTLTTFYSGTLAASSARLTRIGAPPDQAVYADWDQISPEETALRGFGNVLWYPVSSPPLFLGDGAKLFQAIGLSRLQQARSSMRLRLTVEYVGEPPVDAFLNGRREPLDHVAEQPDTPVVSSHGVATADFANAPLGFRTPSLFITSSASRPSENQLLAITTIHPEAMAPYTAASNNVAPVLRDWLGDAPLSSLTLIDHAGQPFEDDAFLAVPLTATDARQVTPAMVHSLAHAWFRSSLPWLNEGVPQFVSLLYTESTDGREKALVELRQLINPLTLVEPEGPDPSARSPQSSTESSSAGPSTQTPPVSDQSLIAVHDEVYYRAKAAAVLWLLRSITGDAPLKKALQLYRDEVRHAQPDTPEDPHAFQRVLEAAAHKDLSTVFDDWVYNDRGLADLSIVNVTPRDLPARNGKGVSWLVAVEVHNAGAVNVDVPVTVRSGSLTSTERVHIPPHSSVSTRILFEGTPQEVQVNDGTIPETTAPIHIRKLNLGSSSTQGGI
- the rlmB gene encoding 23S rRNA (guanosine(2251)-2'-O)-methyltransferase RlmB, whose protein sequence is MEVLYGLHPVEEALRSGSERLDRLVVARERRDEKLERILSLARNCKVRVSLEPREQLTRIAKTDTHQGVLAFLRDREFLSIEDLLSAEIGRHRFFLALDGVEDPHNLGALLRTADGAGVDGVILPERRSAPISATVAKTSAGASEHVRIARVTNLVRSLEQMKKSNIWVIGLDERGTPDYTDFDFATDCVLVLGREGAGLHDLVKKTCDYLLRIPMGGQVSSLNVSVAGAVVMYEAMRQRRAASVQPKTAAPSRPVKPRKGLGSL
- a CDS encoding RNA polymerase sigma factor; the protein is MSSRALSITTAQVALTQEENAAIARGLKRQDPELLDHLIEQYQHRLLRYLLFLTGRREVAEDLFQETWMRVLVRGTQYNGRARFDTWLFTIARNLVIDLSRKRTMSSLDEMSESDEDDRPFEVATTGPSPLEQFTSREDSAEVGEVLLTLDASYREVLVLRFYEEMSLEEIASMTHAPLSTVKSRLYRGLASLKPELERLRNYRPGVAEARG
- a CDS encoding zinc ribbon domain-containing protein, producing the protein MTMSSTSNENRVTQVQGGQEDELSLIPAWSIVLAILVFAAVQYLFHVVMPHHKHEMLPMRLLMSYSWGTAFASYVLLVGYVSRDVKRRRMPAGLWMLIVLLMPGGIGAVVYFLLRQPLLRPCPHCRTEIPSSCHFCPQCQFQMAPVCGRCFRGVQITDVYCSQCGHDLAEDHAPARLRAYSD
- a CDS encoding LytR/AlgR family response regulator transcription factor produces the protein MALTALIIDDEPLARQELQYLLEHAGGVEILAQGTNGIEAVDLIRTHRPDVVFLDVQMPGLDGFGVLKKLLDRKVPLPQVVFATAYNQYAVRAFEVNAVDYLLKPFDRKRVMQTLEKAQERLASHAERSNGNQVSAAPDTESKLDALLRLVEEQAQTPTARQHTGKVIVRAQNRLLLVDQKEICFAAIDEGTITVVTPTVEGHSNCRTLEELQDQLDPEAFWRAHRSFLVNIQHIREVVPWFKSSYQLRMDDPKKTEIPVSRAQTKRLKELFNL
- a CDS encoding PadR family transcriptional regulator codes for the protein MGKPNDLVQGTLGLLILKTLSLESKHGWAIAKRIQQISNDVLQVQQGSLYPALQRLEQQGWIRSKWGETETGRQARFYSLTAAGRAQLEKEREMWSRLSAAIDLVVES
- a CDS encoding ABC transporter permease codes for the protein MRWVDQIRKTIATLFRRQQETARLDEEMRFHLEQEIAERIQLGASPEDARKAAMRDFGNPTLLRDEARRGWNWGWLETLGRDLRFGARALMRSPGFTVTTIAVMTLCIGATICLFTVVRAVLLEPLPFQDPDNLVMVYEHFRSNTLGNPYNEVAPGDFYEWRAQTHGFADMASYHYSSLTVTGDHGEMPEMVAAQKGTWNLFPLLGVRPVLGRTFREDEDQVGDHHVAILTWSFFQRRFGGDPSIVGKTFRMAARPYMVVGVLPEWFAYPDARTQVWVPYSDGETYENLHAHDNHNPFVVARMKPGVSLKTATDEVSALQYRMHMQYAGKPVAEDVLSRPMIDDVVQDVKTPLLMMMAAVACMLLIGCLNVSNLLVARGAARQKEMSIRGALGAGRFALLREQMTETVILCGCGGLLGLLLAMAGTAWLKLHWKGLPRAAAIHVDVIIVLFTFGVVGLTAVLAGLLPALSSTQRGVLEGLKDSSRGSGVGVSRAKLRKTLLSIEIALTVVLLLSSGLLLKSFVQLRTTDLGISGDHLLTLRYNLPMEVYTKPEQSLAFSQSLLERVRRIPGIESAGLGSTVPGAGWDGDQVFIIPERPNYESNKQPDAIVRYADPSYFATLGIPLIAGRVFNEHDRLDQANKVIVSEELVKRYYPGENVIGRTIVIGTDITNKKRTYEIVGVVGNTLWRVGKPTKATTYFPVFSGNTGYRSTLVVRTSGDPLSYAVAIQKEIAALDPQLPVVDVLTIPQIVGESTVNQSFSASLVLVFAVLSLLLAGVGLYGVLSYVVTQRVPEIGIRIALGAQRGQVLGLVLRDGLRPVVFGLVIGVGGGISVGYVIRSLLYETKPLDPIVFAVMATLLLVVAALASAAPAWRASSIDPMQALRTE
- a CDS encoding BON domain-containing protein; amino-acid sequence: MVRRSIICLAAAFFAFPFSSPTPVLAQNVQQAAPMSQEDGIRIVTEVRKKLLGLNNYAVFDWITFGFKGRTLVLNGYASRPVLKDDAGRAVKDIQGIAGVDNEIKVLPLSPNDDRIRAAVYNRIYTQPALRKYNANQGSLGRAIGPGAGVALMAGGITNNPPIGYHAIHIIVNNGHVTLYGAVLNQSDAAIAFMQANSAPGAFAVDNELVIQGAKPGQEPK
- a CDS encoding O-methyltransferase produces the protein MGLFKKKIKQEHKVMLQAERAGGTLLPEYHRPTPECPHPERWHMYDSMTAEAEVLEFLYTLVTTIKPTLVVETGSFLGVSTLWIAKALKANGFGKIISCEFDPLVFAKAKEKIAASELSEWIELRNESSLEMHIEGTIDLFFSDSDMPIREAEVKRFLPQIRPTGVVLMHDASSHLKVVRDAALKMESEGLLSCILLPTPRGLVMAQKKEGRL
- a CDS encoding glycoside hydrolase family 15 protein; the encoded protein is MKIEDYALIGDCETAALVGDHGSIDWLCWPNFGSAACFASLLGTEENGFWRLAPSEPHRSSRRYLPNTLILETTYENTQGVVRILDFMPPHNSHSHLVRIVQGLRGKVPMRGELVLRFSYGSAVPWVTRTDTGIRAVAGPDAVDLHTTAPLKGERLRTMSDFEISAGEEVSFVLTYGTYGDYRENSTGNPIDGAKALQQTKDFWTDWANRCKYQGPYREEVLRSLLTLKALTFEPTGGMIAAVTTSLPEDIGGVRNWDYRYCWLRDTTFTLLALMNEGYFDEATHWMQWLRRTIAGKPDQLQIMYGVLGERILTEWEVKWLPGYENSAPVRVGNAASEQLQLDTYGEVLDAFFSMNTALDQETRSSDFALLRNLVQHLESIWHKPDEGIWEVRGGPKHFIYSKVMAWVAFDRAIRIAEQSGYDAPLDRWKKTRDVIHQEVCTRGFDQEQNSFVQHYGTTQLDASTLLLALVGFLPPEDPRIQGTIHAVERHLMQDGLVMRYDTSKTEDGFPGDEGKFLACSFWLVSNLQMIGREKDANQLFERLLSLANDVGLLSEEYDTKRHRLVGNFPQALSHIALIGAAYHLTRAKTQ